Proteins from a genomic interval of Stigmatopora nigra isolate UIUO_SnigA chromosome 19, RoL_Snig_1.1, whole genome shotgun sequence:
- the LOC144212670 gene encoding 14-3-3 protein epsilon-like: MAERSDVVYQAKLAEQAERYDEMVESMKQVANLDVELTVEERNLLSVAYKNVIGARRASWRIISSLEQKEESKASEEKLVMYRDYRKLVEKELKSICKDILEVLDQHLIPASSSGESKVFYYKMKGDYHRYLAEFATSNDRKEAAENSLVAYKAASDIALNELAPTHPIRLGLALNFSVFYFEILNSPDRACRLAKEAFDSAIAELDTLSEESYKDSTLIMQLLRDNLTLWTSDLQGDGEEQNTKPPPAPEEEVQ; this comes from the exons ATGGCGGAAAGATCGGACGTAGTTTACCAGGCGAAGCTCGCCGAGCAAGCAGAGCGATACGATG AAATGGTGGAGTCGATGAAGCAAGTGGCGAACTTGGACGTGGAGCTGACGGTGGAGGAGCGAAACCTCCTTTCGGTGGCCTACAAAAACGTCATCGGTGCGCGGAGAGCCTCGTGGAGGATAATCAGCAGCCTGGAGCAAAAGGAAGAGAGCAAAGCCAGTGAAGAGAAGTTGGTCATGTACAGGGACTACCGCAAACTG gtagagAAGGAGCTGAAATCCATCTGCAAAGATATCCTGGAAGTACTGGACCAGCATCTGATCCCAGCCTCCTCTTCGGGAGAGTCCAAGGTTTTCTACTACAAAAT GAAGGGAGATTACCACAGGTACCTGGCGGAGTTCGCCACCAGCAACGACAGAAAGGAGGCGGCCGAGAACAGCCTCGTAGCTTACAAAGCGGCTAGCGACATCGCTCTCAACGAACTGGCGCCCACGCACCCCATCCGCCTGGGCCTGGCCCTCAACTTCTCCGTTTTCTACTTTGAAATCCTCAACTCGCCGGACCGCGCCTGCAG GTTGGCGAAGGAAGCGTTTGACAGCGCCATCGCCGAACTGGACACTCTGAGCGAAGAGAGCTACAAGGACTCCACGCTCATCATGCAGCTGCTACGCGACAACTTGACACTTTGGACCTCAGACTTGCAGGGAGATG GTGAGGAACAGAACACAAAGCCACCGCCAGCACCAGAGGAAGAGGTCCAGTGA